One uncultured Caproiciproducens sp. DNA segment encodes these proteins:
- a CDS encoding M20/M25/M40 family metallo-hydrolase, with amino-acid sequence MLEELAQIWGVSGSENQVSDYLISKCSDYVDEVKVDAIGNLIMVKRGSGVNRKKIMCAAHMDEIGLCVIAVTDDGFIKAKQMGGVSAIVSYMSRVKFKNGAVGTLSAVEKITDGKLAGLDKLYVDIGASSREEALQHVAIGEPAVFVGDYVELVGRNVMSKAFDDRSACYIMASTIQNMGVPYHDVYFVFTVQEEVGLRGATVAAEAIHPDLGIAIDITGSFDVPADDLGNAINGGGAAIKVNDASVICDEKLVNAMVECARKNNIKYQMDVLANGGTDAGAINRSGKGVKTVGISIPTRYGHTPNSIINLDDVDACIHLLRNYIQEPLPIETEIVIKQLTDS; translated from the coding sequence ATGTTGGAAGAACTCGCCCAGATTTGGGGTGTATCCGGAAGCGAAAACCAGGTGTCGGATTATTTAATCTCAAAGTGCAGCGATTATGTTGACGAAGTCAAGGTGGATGCCATTGGAAATCTGATTATGGTAAAACGGGGAAGCGGTGTGAACAGAAAAAAAATTATGTGCGCCGCTCATATGGATGAGATTGGGTTGTGCGTCATTGCCGTAACCGACGATGGCTTTATCAAAGCCAAGCAAATGGGCGGCGTTTCGGCAATTGTTTCGTACATGAGTCGTGTGAAGTTTAAGAACGGCGCCGTCGGTACGCTTTCCGCGGTTGAGAAAATTACGGATGGTAAACTCGCCGGGCTCGATAAATTATATGTTGATATTGGCGCTTCCAGCAGGGAAGAAGCGCTTCAGCACGTTGCAATTGGAGAGCCAGCCGTATTTGTTGGGGACTATGTGGAGTTGGTCGGGCGCAATGTGATGAGCAAAGCGTTTGATGACCGCTCGGCCTGCTATATTATGGCAAGTACGATTCAGAATATGGGCGTTCCGTATCATGATGTGTATTTTGTATTTACCGTTCAAGAAGAAGTTGGGCTTCGCGGAGCGACCGTAGCGGCAGAAGCGATTCATCCTGATTTGGGTATTGCCATTGATATCACCGGATCGTTCGACGTGCCGGCAGATGATCTCGGCAATGCGATAAACGGCGGCGGAGCGGCGATTAAGGTAAACGATGCCTCTGTAATCTGTGACGAAAAATTGGTCAATGCAATGGTTGAATGCGCACGGAAAAATAATATTAAATATCAGATGGATGTGCTGGCAAACGGGGGCACAGACGCGGGTGCCATCAACCGCTCCGGCAAGGGAGTGAAAACGGTGGGCATTTCGATTCCCACAAGGTACGGTCACACGCCAAACAGTATTATCAATTTGGATGACGTGGACGCCTGTATCCATCTGCTTAGAAATTACATACAGGAGCCCCTTCCCATTGAAACAGAAATTGTTATAAAGCAATTAACAGATTCATAA
- a CDS encoding sugar phosphate isomerase/epimerase family protein, translating to MYKRKIGVIIDSFRCGIHEGVKKAKDVGAEGIQIYAVKGEMTPENINASSRKELLDYIKSNGLVVSALCGDMGGGFVNAKDNAKKIEKSKRIMELAKDLETNVVTTHIGVVPQDMENPRFKILQEACEQLGEFADNIGAYFAIETGPEKSSVLKSFLGSLKCKSVKVNLDPANLVMVSGDNAAEAVYNLKDYIVHTHAKDGIMYKPFNPENFYGENKEPDFTKWEDYFDEVPLGLGKVDFKSYVNALDDIGYKGYLTIEREVGDNPERDITEAIKFLRAL from the coding sequence ATGTATAAAAGAAAAATCGGCGTAATTATAGATTCCTTCAGGTGCGGGATTCATGAGGGAGTAAAAAAAGCAAAGGATGTTGGAGCGGAGGGTATTCAAATATATGCAGTTAAGGGGGAGATGACACCTGAAAACATAAATGCCAGCAGTAGGAAGGAACTCCTTGATTATATAAAATCCAATGGACTTGTAGTATCAGCATTATGCGGTGATATGGGGGGCGGTTTTGTAAACGCCAAAGATAATGCTAAAAAGATAGAAAAGTCAAAGCGGATAATGGAACTGGCAAAGGACCTGGAAACCAATGTGGTGACAACCCATATCGGTGTTGTACCTCAGGATATGGAAAATCCGAGGTTTAAAATACTGCAGGAAGCATGTGAACAACTCGGTGAATTTGCAGACAACATAGGCGCATATTTTGCAATAGAAACGGGACCGGAAAAATCATCAGTTTTAAAAAGTTTTCTAGGCAGTTTGAAATGTAAAAGCGTAAAGGTCAATCTTGATCCGGCAAATCTGGTCATGGTATCTGGAGATAATGCCGCGGAAGCTGTATACAACCTTAAGGACTATATTGTGCATACCCACGCAAAAGATGGCATCATGTATAAACCATTTAATCCTGAAAATTTTTATGGAGAAAACAAAGAGCCTGATTTTACAAAATGGGAAGATTATTTTGATGAGGTTCCTCTTGGACTTGGAAAGGTAGATTTTAAGTCATATGTAAATGCATTGGATGATATAGGATATAAAGGCTATCTGACAATAGAAAGGGAGGTTGGAGACAATCCCGAAAGGGATATTACAGAAGCAATAAAATTTTTGAGAGCATTATAA
- a CDS encoding Gfo/Idh/MocA family oxidoreductase, producing the protein MKYLNVGIVGAGGISECHTEGYKNIGNVKVAAVCDINEQRAEAYAEKYNIPNVFTDYREMLKMDELDAVSVTTWNNGHAPISIAALKAGKHVLCEKPLAMNAVEAQQMVDIAKETGKILMVGFVRRFEDNVKFLKNSIESGYFGKVYYVKTGYIRKWGNPGGWFSDKKRSGGGPVIDLGVHVIDLVRYINGKPKAVSVMASTFNYLGMKPNIKGISRYCSQDYDDYNDVEDAATAIIKFDNGMTLSFETSWVLYVKNSHNYLDIYGEKAGAQMEPALEFYEEKDDYLVEARPSIELQKNKFQHIFNEEIKHFVDCVVNKTPCINTGEDGVEIMKIIDAIYESSRTGHEVVIK; encoded by the coding sequence ATGAAATACTTGAATGTGGGTATTGTTGGTGCAGGAGGCATCAGCGAATGCCATACGGAAGGATATAAAAATATCGGCAATGTAAAAGTAGCAGCAGTATGTGATATCAATGAGCAAAGAGCAGAAGCTTATGCAGAAAAATATAATATTCCCAATGTGTTTACTGACTATAGAGAAATGCTGAAAATGGATGAACTTGACGCCGTAAGTGTTACCACATGGAACAATGGACATGCTCCAATCAGCATTGCAGCCCTGAAGGCTGGAAAACATGTGCTCTGTGAGAAGCCTCTTGCCATGAATGCTGTGGAGGCCCAGCAGATGGTGGATATTGCAAAAGAAACAGGAAAGATTTTGATGGTCGGGTTTGTCCGAAGATTTGAGGATAATGTGAAGTTCCTGAAGAATTCCATTGAATCTGGTTATTTTGGGAAAGTCTACTATGTTAAGACAGGCTACATAAGGAAATGGGGAAATCCGGGAGGCTGGTTTTCCGATAAAAAAAGGTCCGGTGGAGGTCCCGTCATTGATCTTGGAGTGCATGTAATAGACCTTGTCAGGTATATAAATGGGAAACCGAAGGCCGTATCGGTTATGGCTTCGACATTCAATTATCTTGGTATGAAGCCTAATATTAAAGGTATTTCCAGATACTGTTCACAAGACTATGACGATTACAATGACGTTGAAGACGCTGCAACAGCGATAATCAAATTTGATAATGGTATGACACTGTCATTTGAGACAAGTTGGGTTCTTTATGTAAAGAATTCCCACAATTATTTAGATATATATGGTGAGAAAGCCGGAGCCCAGATGGAGCCTGCACTTGAATTTTATGAGGAAAAGGATGACTACCTTGTAGAGGCCAGGCCTTCGATTGAGCTGCAGAAAAATAAGTTCCAGCACATATTTAATGAGGAAATAAAGCATTTTGTAGACTGTGTGGTTAATAAAACTCCATGTATCAATACAGGGGAGGATGGAGTGGAGATAATGAAGATAATCGATGCAATATACGAGTCATCAAGGACAGGACACGAAGTAGTAATAAAATAA
- a CDS encoding Gfo/Idh/MocA family oxidoreductase, whose protein sequence is MDKLKIAMVGCGRISQVYREVFKQLSDTLQVVYAVDVKKNRAEGFAESFSGCTALTDYRVCFDSHIDVMHIATPHYLHPVIATDAMKNKINVLTEKPISIELKDADEMIRTSRENEVALGVIFQTRYVKGCMKLKNIIETGKIGKIRSASSFLTWSRPDDYYKQSDWKGTWDKEGGGVLIDQAIHSIDRVLWLVGDDVEWVEGTVCNRRHKYVNVEDTAEAMVKFKKGCIYTMYACNTYAYDAPIQIEIVGEKGRVGLKQDMAWVDIDGEDYYEIKDGFDGLSVGPDYWGCSHITQLKDFYRSIIGNAPVFIDGTEGRKALEIIKAIYKSSKEKTIVELPIY, encoded by the coding sequence ATGGATAAATTAAAAATTGCCATGGTTGGATGTGGCAGAATATCGCAAGTATATAGGGAAGTATTCAAACAATTGAGTGATACTCTGCAGGTTGTATATGCAGTTGATGTAAAAAAAAACAGGGCAGAAGGATTTGCAGAAAGTTTTAGCGGGTGTACGGCTTTAACAGATTATAGAGTTTGCTTTGATTCCCATATAGATGTTATGCATATTGCCACACCCCATTATCTCCATCCAGTTATTGCAACTGATGCAATGAAAAATAAAATAAATGTACTTACAGAAAAACCAATATCCATAGAATTGAAAGATGCTGATGAAATGATTAGGACTTCCAGAGAAAACGAAGTAGCTTTGGGAGTGATTTTTCAAACCCGATATGTAAAAGGGTGTATGAAACTAAAAAATATTATTGAAACCGGAAAGATAGGGAAAATACGATCAGCCAGTTCATTTTTAACGTGGTCCCGCCCGGATGACTATTACAAACAATCAGACTGGAAGGGTACATGGGACAAGGAAGGCGGTGGAGTGCTTATTGACCAGGCTATCCACAGTATAGACCGGGTACTGTGGTTGGTGGGCGATGATGTCGAATGGGTAGAAGGTACAGTTTGCAATAGAAGGCATAAATATGTAAATGTTGAGGATACGGCTGAAGCAATGGTAAAGTTCAAAAAAGGCTGTATTTATACTATGTATGCTTGTAACACTTATGCTTATGATGCACCGATACAAATTGAAATAGTAGGAGAAAAGGGAAGAGTAGGTCTTAAACAGGATATGGCATGGGTTGATATAGATGGCGAAGATTACTATGAAATAAAGGATGGCTTTGACGGACTTTCCGTAGGACCGGATTATTGGGGATGCAGCCATATAACTCAGCTAAAGGATTTTTACAGGTCTATAATCGGTAACGCCCCGGTATTTATTGATGGTACTGAAGGAAGAAAAGCTCTTGAAATCATAAAAGCAATATACAAATCATCAAAAGAAAAAACAATAGTTGAATTGCCTATATATTAA
- a CDS encoding AraC family transcriptional regulator: MTKDLSLHEEMTMPNPYFAAKLTSYSSNEYGSKIFENHWHEQIEILYFESGSALIECNSTPIYVKAGELIIVNSNDLHRGICLSKNLSYYCIILDTSILYSKTIDICDTKYITPIVQNYIVFKNKIADDKAVNECIDTFIKEYNEKALGFELALKFCLYQLFTLLLRNYSAYTMNSLQYNRRTKNLEIFNPVLQYIESHFNEGLTISMLSRMANMSKYYFCHSFKELTGKAFTEYLNIIRINKSELMLKSTNMNVTEVATACGYNDLNYFSRLYKKHKSVPPSKVKQITQDAT; the protein is encoded by the coding sequence ATGACAAAAGATTTATCGCTTCATGAGGAAATGACTATGCCGAATCCTTATTTCGCTGCTAAGCTAACCAGCTATTCATCAAATGAATATGGTTCTAAGATTTTCGAAAACCACTGGCATGAGCAAATTGAGATTCTATATTTTGAATCCGGTTCCGCACTTATTGAATGCAATTCCACTCCCATATACGTAAAAGCCGGGGAACTAATAATAGTAAACAGTAACGACCTTCACCGGGGGATATGCCTGTCTAAAAATTTAAGTTATTACTGCATCATACTGGATACATCTATTTTGTACAGTAAAACAATCGATATATGTGATACTAAATATATAACACCCATCGTTCAAAATTATATAGTATTCAAAAATAAGATAGCCGATGATAAAGCTGTAAATGAATGCATAGATACTTTCATAAAAGAATATAACGAAAAAGCGCTGGGGTTTGAACTAGCTTTAAAGTTCTGCCTGTATCAGCTTTTTACTCTTCTTTTACGAAACTATTCAGCATATACAATGAACTCACTGCAGTATAATAGAAGGACTAAAAACCTCGAAATATTTAATCCTGTACTGCAGTACATTGAAAGCCATTTTAATGAAGGCCTTACGATCAGTATGCTGAGCAGAATGGCTAATATGAGCAAGTATTATTTCTGCCATTCATTCAAAGAGCTTACCGGAAAGGCATTCACAGAGTATCTGAATATTATCCGCATCAACAAATCTGAGCTTATGCTTAAAAGCACAAATATGAATGTTACCGAAGTAGCAACAGCTTGCGGATACAATGATCTTAACTATTTCAGTCGGTTGTATAAAAAACATAAAAGTGTCCCTCCTTCCAAAGTAAAACAGATAACGCAAGATGCCACGTGA
- a CDS encoding MFS transporter: MLTALLIIIYISFISLGLPDSLLGSAWPVMQLDLAVPLSSAGAISMFISGATIISSLLSGKLIRRFGTGKLTLISVTMTAFALLGFCIFPSFWIICLFSIPLGLGAGAVDAGLNNFVALHYKSRHMSWLHCFWGIGATLGPNIMSFFISRTNAWNAWRSGYFTVSMVQFFLAAILLFTLPIWKQFETKDVEIIPEETSENKENPIKIPGVKFALASFFFYCAVESTTGLWGSTYLVNYKGLSTDIAARWTSLFFMGITVGRLICGFITMKLSNRCLIRIGQIISILGITSLVLPLPNIFSMFGLLLIGLGCAPIFPCMIQDTPYRFGKAASQSIIGFQMAFAYMGSTFMPLILGLIASKFSVIMFPVLIFIYVLIMIISSETINRFLAKRDEAI, encoded by the coding sequence ATGCTAACAGCTCTTCTGATTATTATTTATATTTCTTTTATCAGCCTTGGTCTGCCGGATTCTTTATTAGGCTCCGCATGGCCGGTCATGCAACTGGATTTGGCGGTACCGCTGTCCAGTGCCGGTGCCATTTCAATGTTTATTTCAGGCGCAACGATTATCTCCAGTCTTCTAAGCGGAAAATTAATTAGAAGATTCGGAACAGGAAAACTTACCTTAATAAGCGTTACAATGACAGCCTTCGCATTATTGGGGTTTTGTATCTTCCCATCTTTTTGGATTATTTGCTTATTTTCAATCCCCTTGGGATTGGGAGCAGGTGCAGTAGATGCTGGTTTGAACAATTTTGTCGCTTTGCACTATAAGTCAAGGCATATGAGTTGGCTACATTGTTTCTGGGGAATCGGCGCTACGCTTGGCCCCAATATAATGTCATTTTTTATTTCAAGAACCAATGCCTGGAACGCTTGGAGAAGCGGATATTTCACGGTCTCTATGGTCCAATTTTTTCTTGCTGCAATATTATTATTTACTTTACCCATATGGAAACAGTTTGAGACAAAAGATGTTGAAATAATTCCAGAAGAAACCAGCGAAAACAAGGAAAACCCTATCAAAATACCTGGCGTGAAATTTGCTTTGGCTTCATTTTTCTTCTACTGCGCAGTAGAATCCACCACCGGATTATGGGGAAGTACTTACCTAGTAAACTATAAAGGGCTATCTACAGATATTGCTGCTAGGTGGACTTCCTTGTTTTTTATGGGAATAACCGTCGGACGTCTTATCTGTGGATTTATTACAATGAAATTAAGCAATCGGTGCTTAATAAGGATTGGGCAAATCATTAGTATTTTAGGGATTACATCGCTTGTTTTACCTCTACCAAACATTTTCTCTATGTTCGGTTTGTTACTCATAGGGCTAGGTTGTGCTCCGATATTTCCTTGTATGATTCAAGACACTCCATATCGATTCGGAAAAGCAGCTTCTCAGTCGATTATCGGTTTCCAGATGGCGTTCGCATATATGGGCTCAACGTTTATGCCGTTAATTTTGGGGTTAATAGCTTCAAAATTTAGCGTTATTATGTTTCCTGTTTTAATATTTATATACGTTTTAATTATGATAATAAGCTCAGAAACAATTAACAGGTTTTTAGCCAAAAGAGACGAAGCAATATAA
- a CDS encoding ROK family protein, whose product MTFLNGNSLIMKEINTNIVRNALRSERISTKQRLSELTGLSAVTVGSILQQLTSTHEVYEDELIPSNGGRPSHGFCYNSEYSHVLVIYAHEYHGQDKLYICVANLLGDCIHKERTNAEDICLNSFEPIIDKLIEQYPTIKAIGFGLQAAEYNKTITFSDYKNLSGTSFTEHYRMRYSVPVSLENDVNLATIGYCHIHKIESTAAIVYIYFPQNYPPGAGIYINGSLYKGYNNFEGEIKHMPLDIDWDNTEYEDFDKTCDIISKMVITITCMLNPEQFILYGNFLTEAHLNAITWNCKETLSETFAPKILLADDYDLDFQTGAIECALDLLKSKLSLSM is encoded by the coding sequence ATGACATTTTTAAATGGTAATTCTCTAATTATGAAGGAAATTAATACGAATATCGTGAGGAATGCTTTAAGATCTGAACGCATATCTACAAAGCAAAGGCTGTCTGAATTAACAGGCCTTAGTGCTGTCACAGTAGGCTCTATCCTACAACAGCTTACAAGTACACATGAAGTTTATGAGGATGAGTTAATTCCCTCTAATGGTGGTCGTCCATCTCACGGATTTTGTTACAATAGTGAATACAGTCACGTACTTGTAATATACGCTCATGAATATCATGGTCAGGATAAATTATATATTTGTGTAGCGAATCTGTTGGGCGATTGTATTCATAAGGAAAGAACAAATGCAGAAGATATTTGTTTAAATAGCTTTGAACCGATTATAGATAAATTAATTGAACAATACCCAACCATAAAAGCTATTGGTTTTGGTTTACAGGCAGCGGAATATAATAAAACAATAACCTTTAGTGACTATAAAAACTTGAGTGGCACGTCTTTTACTGAGCACTATAGAATGCGATATAGTGTCCCGGTATCCTTGGAAAATGATGTAAATTTGGCAACTATTGGTTACTGTCATATACATAAAATTGAAAGCACGGCCGCAATTGTATATATTTATTTCCCTCAAAATTATCCGCCGGGCGCTGGTATTTATATTAACGGGAGTCTTTACAAGGGGTATAATAATTTTGAAGGGGAAATAAAGCATATGCCACTGGATATTGATTGGGATAACACTGAATATGAAGATTTTGATAAGACTTGTGACATTATATCCAAGATGGTTATTACGATAACGTGTATGCTTAACCCGGAGCAGTTCATTCTTTATGGTAATTTTCTTACAGAGGCACACTTGAATGCCATCACATGGAACTGTAAGGAGACTTTATCCGAAACATTTGCTCCTAAAATTCTTCTTGCAGACGACTATGATTTAGATTTCCAAACAGGTGCTATAGAATGCGCTCTGGATTTATTAAAATCAAAATTATCATTAAGTATGTAA
- the araA gene encoding L-arabinose isomerase — protein MYEFWFVVGSQLLYGEETLKQVERNSVKIVDTLNASGNLPYKLVYKDTVKTAEGVTTLIKEANYSDACVGIITFCHTFSPSKMWINGLSLLQKPWCHFHTQFNLEIPNEEIDMDYMNLHQSAHGDREHGFIGTRMRLGRKVIAGYWGNPDVQKRIGKWQKAAVGAAVSRSLKVMRFGDNMREVAVTEGDKVEAQVKFGWQVNTFPVGALVEVMDAVTEAEIDAQIDEYKSKYIFATNHIDSVRYQAREEIAIKKMLDAEGCKAFSNTFQDLYGMKQLPGLATQNLMSKGYGYGGEGDWKVAAMTAIIKSMGEHSAFMEDYTSDLKNGLSLGAHMLEVCPSLAEDQPRIEVHALGIGDREPPARLVFEGKAGKATVSTLIDMGAHFRLIVHDIECVKPTQVMPNLPVARVMWKAEPNLEVGAECWILAGGAHHTVLSYDVDAEILRDWARIMGIEFVHINKNSTPEKMEFDLNLSDMVWKNA, from the coding sequence ATGTACGAATTCTGGTTTGTTGTCGGCAGTCAGTTGCTTTACGGAGAGGAGACTTTGAAACAAGTTGAACGGAACAGCGTTAAGATTGTTGATACGCTGAACGCGAGCGGCAACCTGCCGTATAAGCTTGTATACAAGGACACAGTAAAAACCGCAGAGGGTGTGACGACGCTCATCAAGGAAGCCAACTACTCCGACGCCTGCGTGGGGATAATCACGTTTTGCCACACGTTCAGCCCGTCGAAAATGTGGATAAACGGCCTGTCGCTGTTGCAGAAACCTTGGTGTCACTTCCATACGCAGTTCAATCTTGAAATTCCTAATGAAGAGATAGATATGGACTATATGAATCTGCACCAGTCTGCGCACGGTGATAGGGAGCACGGGTTTATCGGAACGCGTATGCGGCTTGGCAGGAAAGTTATCGCTGGATACTGGGGTAATCCTGACGTTCAGAAACGTATAGGCAAGTGGCAGAAAGCGGCGGTCGGCGCGGCAGTGTCAAGGTCACTCAAAGTGATGCGCTTTGGGGACAATATGCGCGAAGTGGCTGTTACCGAGGGTGATAAGGTAGAGGCGCAGGTAAAATTCGGCTGGCAGGTGAATACGTTCCCCGTCGGTGCTCTGGTTGAGGTGATGGATGCAGTCACGGAAGCCGAAATCGACGCACAGATAGACGAGTATAAGTCTAAATACATCTTTGCCACAAACCATATTGATAGCGTCCGTTACCAGGCCCGAGAAGAAATCGCAATCAAAAAAATGCTCGATGCGGAAGGATGCAAGGCGTTTTCAAACACGTTCCAAGACCTGTACGGTATGAAGCAGCTCCCAGGGCTTGCCACGCAAAACCTTATGTCGAAAGGGTATGGTTATGGCGGCGAGGGCGACTGGAAGGTAGCGGCAATGACCGCAATAATTAAGTCAATGGGCGAACATTCCGCGTTTATGGAGGACTACACCAGCGACCTGAAAAACGGATTGTCGCTAGGTGCGCATATGCTGGAAGTCTGCCCGTCACTCGCGGAAGATCAACCGCGCATAGAGGTACACGCACTTGGCATTGGTGATCGTGAGCCGCCCGCAAGGCTCGTTTTCGAAGGCAAGGCGGGGAAAGCCACAGTGTCGACCCTTATTGATATGGGTGCTCATTTCAGATTGATTGTACATGACATAGAGTGCGTGAAGCCCACGCAGGTCATGCCGAACCTGCCCGTCGCAAGAGTTATGTGGAAAGCAGAACCGAATCTTGAAGTCGGTGCAGAGTGTTGGATCCTCGCGGGCGGGGCGCACCACACCGTGCTGTCCTACGACGTTGACGCGGAAATTTTGCGTGACTGGGCGAGGATTATGGGCATAGAATTCGTGCACATCAATAAGAACAGTACGCCGGAAAAGATGGAGTTTGACCTGAATCTAAGCGATATGGTATGGAAAAATGCTTAG
- a CDS encoding FGGY-family carbohydrate kinase has protein sequence MSIAEQLSAGKASLGIELGSTRIKAVAIDENRKIIASGSHNWESQLIDGHWTYSLDDVRSGLRDAVSKLAAVNCQLSTIGVSAMMHGYLVFDRDDNLLVPFRTWKDTTTGEAAKKLTELFNFNIPERWSVAHLYQAILNSEEHVKDIAFITTLAGYVHWKLTGEKVIGIGDASGMFPVKDKNWNPEFVEKFKRLTGIDWPSIAPKVLLAGQDAGTLTAEGRQYLFGESFNLCPSSCILCPPPEGDAGTGMVSCNAVVPRTGNVSAGTSIFAMVVLDKPLKSLHKEIDIVTTPDGRDVAMVHYNECTSKIDPWVKLFGEALDLFGVTVDSGELFHKMYEVALERDTKLSEFMRGVITSAVSDLANGMRILTEEEQVKIEKLAGHGGFFKSGNAGKQIMSEMLGIPIELSETAAEGGAWGIALLADYLNYAGKKALSEYLEEK, from the coding sequence ATGAGTATCGCTGAACAATTATCTGCCGGAAAAGCGTCACTCGGTATAGAACTCGGCTCAACCCGTATAAAAGCGGTTGCTATTGATGAAAACCGTAAAATCATTGCGAGCGGAAGTCACAATTGGGAAAGTCAGTTGATTGACGGTCATTGGACATATTCGCTTGACGACGTACGATCCGGTTTGCGCGACGCTGTTTCCAAACTGGCAGCCGTCAACTGTCAACTGTCGACTATTGGTGTTTCCGCAATGATGCACGGGTATCTTGTATTCGACAGGGACGATAATTTGCTCGTTCCGTTCAGGACGTGGAAGGATACCACTACAGGCGAAGCGGCTAAGAAATTGACGGAACTGTTCAACTTCAACATTCCCGAGCGTTGGAGCGTGGCACATTTGTACCAAGCTATACTGAACAGTGAGGAACACGTCAAGGACATAGCATTCATTACAACGCTCGCAGGATATGTACATTGGAAACTCACAGGCGAAAAAGTCATCGGCATCGGTGACGCGAGTGGAATGTTTCCAGTCAAGGATAAGAATTGGAACCCTGAGTTCGTTGAGAAATTCAAGCGTCTCACAGGTATAGACTGGCCAAGTATCGCGCCGAAAGTCCTTCTTGCCGGTCAAGACGCAGGTACACTCACAGCCGAAGGCAGGCAATACTTGTTCGGCGAATCGTTCAACCTGTGTCCATCGTCCTGCATCCTCTGCCCTCCTCCTGAGGGGGACGCGGGCACAGGTATGGTTTCATGTAACGCAGTCGTTCCGAGAACGGGCAATGTCAGCGCGGGTACAAGTATTTTTGCTATGGTTGTGCTTGACAAGCCGCTGAAAAGCCTGCATAAGGAGATAGACATAGTCACAACACCTGACGGCCGGGATGTGGCAATGGTGCATTATAACGAGTGCACATCAAAGATTGACCCGTGGGTAAAGCTGTTCGGAGAAGCGCTTGACTTGTTTGGCGTAACGGTAGACAGCGGGGAGTTGTTCCATAAGATGTATGAGGTTGCGCTTGAAAGAGACACAAAACTCTCGGAGTTTATGCGTGGGGTGATAACTTCCGCCGTATCCGACTTGGCGAACGGTATGCGGATACTTACCGAAGAGGAGCAAGTCAAAATCGAGAAGCTCGCGGGGCACGGCGGGTTCTTCAAGTCGGGAAACGCGGGAAAACAGATAATGTCCGAGATGCTGGGAATTCCGATAGAACTCTCGGAAACTGCAGCAGAGGGCGGAGCTTGGGGAATAGCACTTCTTGCGGACTATTTGAATTACGCGGGTAAAAAGGCGCTTAGTGAATATTTGGAGGAGAAATAA